DNA from Lentibacillus amyloliquefaciens:
TTTGCACACTTTAATTTGGATTACATCCCAAACAATTAAACGGGGCTATCCCTAAAAAAGGATAGCCCCTGGCCATTTTGATCTTATTGTTGTTATTGTGGCATATTGCCGCCAAATTGTTGCTCGGCTGTGTTTACGAGCCGCTTAGTAATTTCTCCCCCAACGGAACCATTCGCCCGGGAAGTGGTATCTGCACCAAGTTGTACACCAAACTCCTGTGCAACTTCAGTCTTCATTTGGTTTAAAGCTTGTTCTGCACCAGGCACTACCAGTTGATTTGAACTGTTGCTCTTTGGCATAGTCAATCACCTCCTTGGTAACCTTATATTGTGTACTTAGAGGTGATTTTAAAACTGGTAGTTGTTGTCAATCCATTAATGAGATTGCTTAAAATAAATCCTCAAATTCTTTTTCAATGTCTTGTTTGCCGGTCAATGTGATTTCTTCAATACCATTAACTGCTTCATCAATCAGCTCCGAAAATTCGGCTTGTGATTCAAATGCATTTACTTTTTCCCTGGCCGGTCTTGTTTTTGGTGATTTTGGCACAAAAATCGTACAACAATCCTCGTAAGGACGGATTGAAATATCATACGTATTAATTTGTCTGGAAAATTTAATGATATCATCTTTGTCCATGGACACAAGCGGACGGAGAACCGGATAATTCGTCACTTCATTAATCGTGTTCATGCTTTCCATTGTCTGGCTTGCCACTTGACCCAGACTTTCACCTGTTGTCATCGATAAAATCGATTTCTGTTTACAAACCTGTTCACTTATTCTAAGCATCATGCGCCGCATAATGGTCATTGCGTAATTTTCCGGCATTTCACGGAAAATATGCTGCTGCAGTTTCGTGAATGGTACCACATGGACTTTTACCTTGCTGCCATAGTGCGTTAATTTTTCAGCTAAATCCAATACTTTTTGTTTTGCACGTTCACTCGTAAACGGTGGTGAGTGAAAATGAATAGCTTCAATTTCCACACCGCGTTTCATTGTGAGAAATCCGGCAACAGGACTGTCAATGCCGCCTGAAAGCATCAGGAGCGTCTTGCCTGACGTTCCCACAGGCAGACCGCCAAGACCGGAAACAACGCTTGAAGTAATATACGTTGCTTCAAATCTAATTTCCACCTTCAGTTCCAAATCGGGCTGATGCACATCAACCGTATAACCGGTTGTATTTGACAGAAGATGTTTGCCCAGCGCTTGATTCATATCCTGTGAACGGATCGGGAAGTCCTTATTGATACGCTTCACAGATACTTTGAATGTCTGAACATCTGTACTGTTTTCCAGTGCCCATAATGCCCCGTCCTTAATTTCAGATTCATCATTTTGAAGTTTTATAGCCAAGCTGAGACTTTGGATACCGAAGATGTTGCGGCATTTCTCCATAACCGGCTCAGGGTCGTGGCCATTCAGCAGGACAAACATCCTCCCTTGAGTGCGTTTTACGGTTGCATTCGGGAACGGCTTAAGCTGCTCGCGAATGTTGTTCTGCAGCTGTAAAATAAAGCTTTTCTTATTTTTCCCTTTCAGCGCCAGTTCCCCGTAGCGGATTAATATATGATCATATTGCATAACTATCTCTCCAGTACTGCTTTTAGTTGATGAATGGCTTTTTCTAAGCTTTCCAAAAAAATCCTGATTTCTTCGGTCGTTGTATCATATGAAAGACTGATACGAAGAGCTGAAGACGCTCGACCTGAGCCAACGCCGCATGCCGCGAGAATTTTACTCTCATCTGTGTGCTTTGATGAACAGGCGGACTTGGTCGATATATAAATTCCCTGTTCACCGAGTGTATGAATAATCACTTCAGGCTTTAAACCGGGAACCGAAATATTGATGATATGAGGTGCTGCGACTTCAGGCGTGTTCACTTCTACACCGCTCATTCCGGAAAGTTTCCCGCAAAGCTCCTGTTGCAGTTTCCTCATATGCTGCCTGCCGCTTGCTCCCCGTTCTTTCACCAGCCGGAGTGCTTTTACCAATGACACTGAACCGGCCAGATTTTCGGTCCCGGACCGCAATGCATGCTCCTGATTGCCCCCATGGAACAACGGGAATAAAGTCGTCCCTCTTTTGACATATAGTAAACCTGTTCCTTTTAATCCATGGATTTTATGACCTGAAATCGTACAGAAATCAATCCCGCTTCCATCAAGCTCTAACGGTACCTTACCAATTCCTTGTACATGGTCAACATGGAAAAAAAGTTTAGGGTAGTTTTTAGCAATTTTTCCTATTTCTTTAACAGGCTGAATTGAACCAAGTTCGTTATTGACATGCATAATACTGATTAAGATGGTATCGTCTCTGATGGCTTTCTTTACATCCTCAGACGCCACGACACCATTTTTATCAACCGGAAGATACGTCACATCAAACCCCAATTGTGCAAGGCCTTTAAATGCTTCATCGACTGAGGAATGTTCGATTTCTGTGGTGATAATGTGTTTGCCACGTCCTTGATGTTCAAGGGCAACTCCTTTAATAGCTATATTATTCCCTTCCGTCCCACCTGAGGTAAATACTACCTCATCTTGATGGACGCCAAGCAGTTCTGCAGCCTGATTTCTCGCTTTACCCAACAGTTTTTCAGCTTCTCCCCCGAGATGATGAATGCTTGATGGATTGGCAAAAAAGCGCTCAGAAGCCTGCTGAAAACTTTCGAGCACAGAAGGGTCAGGTTTGGTCGTCGCGCTGTTATCCAGATAAATCATGTTCATACTCCCTTATAGAGGTTGTTCAAAAAGATGATCATTCATAATATAACAGAAAGTAAGGCTGACTTTGGAGCGAAAGGTTTTACGTTTACCCTTCCCATTAAGACAGCCTTTACATCATCAGTTTCTTATTTTAAATATTGTTAATTCAAATCCAGTTCGTCCAGCAGCACATCAATTGAAACCTTGCCGGAATCATTTTTTTCATTAATGTCGGCGAGTTTTCTTGAATTGTACGCCACTTTATTCTGTATGGAAAAACCCGCTCACATTCATATTGTTCAAGAGAAAATGTGGTTTTGTTTTTATCCTTATCGACCACACCTGTTTGTGAGGACGTATGCAGTGTTGCAACAGCAGCAGGCTGCATATTTGAAACGAATAAATACGACCGCCGCCCAAACGACTATGACAATGACACCCAAGAAAAACATAACCGATTTAACCTGGGTGCACTTTAATTCGCAGCCTTCTGAAATTGTTCAATATGTTTCAAAGCACCAGGCTCAACTTCCTCCACAGCTTTTGCAGCATGTTCAAGGGACAATTCATATTCATATGAACGGAAAAGCCGCTCAGCCTCAACGAGTTTGGCCGCCAGAGCAGGGTCCTGACTTCGGTAGCGATTGGCATATTGAATGACCTGCTCAGTTAAATAAGCCTGTTCAAGTATCAGATCTGTCTGCTCAATAACATAGTCAATTGTTATTCTGGCTTCAGATAATGCACGTTGAACCTCCGCCATGTCAAGCGGCTGTTTTTCCAGTGTATTGAACACATGGTTATTTTTACTTGCAGCCTCATCCATTTTATTCCAAATAAAAGTTGGAATGCCCGGGATATTGCTTTTATTCAACCGTCTGTTAACTTGGTATAGCTGGTTTTTCATGTCTTTTAATGTTTCTTTTGCTTCCATTTCATCCTTCCGCAAACTTCGAATGCGTTCTTTAAATTCATCATGCTCCGCTTCAAGGGAATCAAGTTCCTTAAACCCGTCTTCAATCTCAAGGCGCAGCTCGGAATGGGAAGAAGTGTTTTCTTCTTCAACCGCTTCAGCTGTTTCTTCAAGTTGTTTGCGCAACTGAGTAATGGATTTATCCAAAGACAGATATTTCTCCATATCGCTATCTTCAAAATAATAACTTTGCTTTAATGTTTCAACTTCTTCTTTCGTTACATCAAAAGTTTGAATCATGTTATTTAATGCTTCCTGATACGGTCCTATTTTCGTTTCAACGTAATTCTTGGCAATGGCTTCTTTTTCAAGCAGCTGATACATTTCAGCCATCCGCTCTTCAATTTCAGGAATAACAGCTTTCCCTTGTGAAATGTCGCCTTCTTTTAAGGAATCCATGCAAGCGTCAAGTTTGTCTTTATAGTATTGAACCTCTTTTTCAAAACCGAGATGCTCAATCCTATATCCACCATCTTTCATTTCCCGAAGGCCACTGAGCAATTCATTCAGCTCTTGCGGCAAATCTTGCTTGCACTTTTGATAAATTGAAGGGAATTCTTCCATAACAGCTTTAAGGTCATCCAGTTTCAATTTCAGTTCATCAACCAGCTTTCGCGCTTCAGTATAATCTCCCGACTCGATCATCTCATGATAATGCTGCATATCTCCTTCCAGTTCATCCAGCTTTGAATCAAATTCTTTATCCGCAACACCATACTGGTGACGGTTTTGTGAAAGAGTTCTCCGTAGGGCTTCCAAGTCAGGTTCTATCTGTTCAATTTCTTTACGGCTGGTTTCCTCGGAATCCATCAGCTGATTAAGTTCTTCCAGCATGTCTTCTATATTTTTTTCAATTGAATGCATCGTTTGATTAACGTTATGCAATGTTTTTTTCGCACTTGGAAAGCGAAACCGGTCTGCCGCTTCTTCTGCATCAAATAAGTATTCTTCTATGTCCGGCAGATCTTTGGAAACAATCTGTTCCCACTGTTCCTTCCAGGACTCAAATTTTTCCTGAGTTTCACCAGACAAGTTCAACCGTTTAATCCGGGAAATCTCTGACGCTATATTGCGATGCGTAACATCCATCTTCCAGGATTCCAAACGATCCACTTCATCATAAACCCTTTTTCGTAAAATAAGTCCCGTAATAATTAATGCTATAATAACTAAAATGCTTCCGATTAAGTATGCCATTCAGTGCCTCCTAACTTATTAAAAAAGAGGTTGCTCAAAAAGGCCTGTAACAGTAGATTGCCTGAGACGTTAATCCTTTCTGAACACACATTTAAATAAGAGGATTTATCAATATATGTATAAACTTGCCTCAAATAATAGTAATCCATATGAATATAATACCATGTTATGGGCACTTTTGGCTAAAAAAATTCAAATAAATTTACGATATGACATAATTTTTCCGGAACATGCAAAAAAGAAGGTGTAAATTGTCATTTTAGTGCGTGTTCAAAAAGAAGGATCACAAGCCAACCGGAAAGTGTTGCCTGACTTTTAAGGGCCTCTTTTACATGGATTTAATCGGCTCTTTTGCAATATAATCCAGCCAATTATTTATCGTTCGTGTATAATTTTTCACAAACTGCTGATGGGAATGTTCTCCGATAACTTTATTTTTCCACTCATGCTGTGTTAAATAAGGTGTGACGAGCATTCCCTTCAGTTGCATCAGCAAAAACTGATTACTCAACTTTTTTTGCCGCTCTCCGGTGAAAATCGCATAAAACGTACTGCTTATCATGTAATTCTCCTTTGCCAGATACGTCACTGCCATCTCACGGACGAATATAGAGTCCAGCGACAATTCCCGCTGAATAAAACATGTTAATTGATGGTTCAGCTGTTTGTGCTGTATAATGACTTCAACCATTTTTTTTAGCTGTTCCAATGGTAGCAGCGATTTGTTTTCCTCAAGCGATATTTCGATTGCCTCAAGATATGCTTCATAATATTGTATAACGGCGTACTCAAGCAGGCCTTGCTTGCTTTTGAAATAATAGCTGATTAAAGACACGTTAACATCCGCTTTGCCAGCTATATCCCTTACGGATGTCCCATGGAACCCATTCTGAAAAAACAATGACGACGCGGCATCTATAACTTTCTGTTTTGTCGGATTCTTTTTCATTAGATTGCTCGCCTCCCTACTTTTCTTTTACGACGAAATAAGGAAATATCCTGCAAGTTTCGCTCGACAATTATCACAGCATTTTGTCGAAATTTAATATGGAAGGAATTGAATATTTATGTTTCAGGCAACTGCCTACTCAGGTGATAAAACAAATGATTATAAACAATTATTAAAACAGGCGACAGCTCTGTTTGAAGACGAAAATGATGAAATCGCCAATTTATCGAATGCTTCCGCTCTACTAAACCAGTTCCTAAATGACGTCAACTGGGTTGGATTTTATATCTGGAAAGATGATGAATTAATCCTTGGACCATTCCAGGGGCTGCCCGCATGTATCCGAATCGGATATGGCAAGGGGGTTTGCGGTACTGCCGTTAAAGAAGGCCGGACACAGCGAGTGGCTGATGTATTAGCTTATCCGGGCCATATCGCCTGTGATAGTGCGAGCCGTTCAGAAATCGTTATCCCATTATATGCGGGTAATACAATTTACGGCGTACTCGATATTGACAGCCCGAGCACAAACCGCTTTGATGAAACAGACCAAATCCATCTTGAAAAATTCGCAAAGGAATTAGAGGAATTCCTCAAGTGATTACCAGCATAGCAGCATTGACTGACAAGGTGTATCTTTTGATGAATGGTTTCACAAAAATAGTTGACTTCTGTTACGAAAGCTAATATACTATTCGTTGTGTAAAATAAAAAGGTAGCCTATGTGAACCGGCATTGCCGCCATTTTATTCCTCTATAGAAATAAGAGGTGTATCGCGTAACTCTCTGCTGCTGGGGCGAAGGTACATGAAAATAAAATGGACAATGTTTAGGAACACGGTCGTTTATTTTATGCAAATAAACTTATAAAGGAGGAAATGTCCAATGGCACGATTTACCGGATCAGACTGGAAAAAATCACGCCGCCTCGGCATTTCGTTAACCGGAACTGGTAAGGAACTGGACAGACGCCCTTACCCTCCTGGACAGCACGGACCTAACCAGCGGAGGAAAATGTCTGAATATGGTCTTCAGCTGCAGGAAAAACAAAAACTCCGTTTCATGTACGGATTGAACGAACGTCAATTCCTTAATCTTTTCACACAAGCAGGTAAAAAGAATGGTGTTCATGGTGAGAACTTTATGATCTTACTTGAATCACGCTTGGACAACCTTGTTTACCGTCTTGGTCTGGCACGTACTCGCCGACAGGCACGTCAATTGGTTGGTCATGGCCACGTAACGGTCGATGGCGGACGTATTGATATTCCGTCATACACTGTCAAGCCTGGTCAAGTCATCGGTTTGCGTGAAAGATCACAAAACCTTGACATCATCGAGGAAGCCATTGAAGTAAACAACTTCGTACCGGAATACTTGACCTTTGATGAAGATAAAAAAGAAGGAACGTATTCACGTTACCCTGAACGTTCCGAATTGCCAGCTGAAATTAACGAAGCACTTATCGTTGAGTACTACTCACGCAACTAGAATTGCTTTGGTTAATACAATGAATAAAACCCCCAAAACTTTGATATCTAAAGTTTTGGGGGTTTTTGTATTTATATTTTTAGTTACAGGTGCCCCTCCCTGCTGCTATAAGCGAATAGAATGGAAAAAGGGACATGACTATTTCAAATAATCATGTCCCCCGATTGTAGGTATTTCAGAACACCTTTTTAATCAGTAAATCGTACGAGGAAGTATTTTTTCTTACCGCGTCTGATAACCGTAAATTTTCCATCAAGACGGTCAGTTTCATCTACAATATATTGCAGATCCTGCTGACGCTCACCATTGATATAAATGGCGCCATTTTGAATATCTTCTCTTGCCTGACGTTTTGAAGAGGAGATTGATGCATTAACTAGTAAGTCAATCAGCCCAACATTTTCTTTCTTCACTTCACAAGTTGGCACGTCTTTAAAACCTTGCTCGATGTCACTGGCTGTCAGGTCTTTCAAACTGCCATTGAACAGAGACTCTGTTATTTTTTGCGCCTGCTCAAGAGCTTTCTGACTATGAACCATAACCGTCATTTCTTCAGCCAGCCGTTTTTGCGGCAAACGTTTTTCAGGATGATTTTCAAGCTCTGACTGCAGCTTAGTCAATTCCTCTTCCTCAAGGAATGTAAAATAGCGCAGGAACTTCATGACATCACGGTCATCGGCATTAATCCAGAACTGGTAAAATTCGTAAGGTGTCGTTTTCTCCGGATCAAGCCAAATCGCACCCCCCGCTGTTTTACCGAATTTACTGCCGTCAGCTTTTGTAATCAATGGCATCGTGAGTCCAAACACATTTATTTCTTCGTCCTCATTCTCGCGGGACCGGCGAATCAGCTCCATACCGGCGGTAATATTCCCCCATTGATCACTGCCGCCAATTTGCAGTGTACAGTTTTCCTGCTCGTATAATTTCATATAATCGAGCGACTGCAATATCATGTAACTGAATTCGGTATACGAAATCCCTTGTTCAATCCGTGCTGACACCGATTCTTTCCCGAGCATATAGTTGATGCCGAAATGTTTGCCCGCATCACGCAAAAAATCAATAACCGTCATTTGCCCAAGCCAGTCATGGTTATTCCGGGCAACTGCCGCATTGGTACCTTTATCAAAATTAAGCAGCCTTGCCAATTGTTCTTTAATACGTTCGCTGTATCCGTGAACGACAGAAGCATCGTTCAGTGAGCGTTCAGCTGACCGCCCGCTCGGGTCACCTATCATGCCGGTACCCCCGCCGATTAACGCAATTGGTTTATGACCTGCCTTTTGAAACCGCTTGAGCATGATGATCGGCAAGAGATGGCCGATATGCAAGCTGTCTCCGGTTGGATCAAAACCGCAATATAATGTCACCTGATTTTCATTCAAGTGTTTCTGCAGAGTTTCCCTGTCAGTTGTTTGTTGAATCAAACCTCTTCTTTCCAAATCCTGTAAAATAGTCATGTCACATCCACTCCATTTCAAAATAATAAAAAACCCGCCCTTAAAAAAATAAGGGACGAGTTTCCACTCGCGGTACCACCCTTGTTGCATAATAAAAATGCCACTTGGGATTGTTAACGGTAATGCCACCGTCTTTTAAGGGAAATATGCGCCTTAAAAGATGCTCCGGACTGTAATTCGCCTGCAAATAGTTACTGACTTTCACCTGCCGTCAGCTCTCTTGAAAAGGGATTTGCAAAACTACTTCGGGTCCTTCTACGCTCAACGTATGAGATTATTATCTATTGTTACCATAAATGTAACAAAATTGCAATATACAAACAAAAGAATTTAATTCAACAGATTTTACTGCTGTGCTATAATAGATTTGATTCAGGGGAGGTTTTTTAAAGTGGATTTTAAGCAATTATTCCAAAAGTATACACATAAAGTGAAGTCACTTTGGACTAACCTCAAATCACATCATTATACCGAAAAAGCAAAATCAATCTGGTCAACAGGAAAAATTCAAAAGTCATCACGCATCAGTTATGACGTCATTTGGAGTGTTCTTTTGTTTTTCGTGGTTATTGCTGTGATTGGAGGTATTTTTGCCGGTGGTGTCGGTGCCGGTTATTTTGCATCGCTTGTGAAAGATGAGCCGGTGCGAAACTATGAAAGTATGGAAACCGACATTTACAATTATGAAGAAACATCATCACTTTATTTTGCAGGCGAGAAATATATTGGTGATATCCGTTCTGATATATACCGTGAAGAAGTTTCACTGGATAATGTTTCAGATGTCTTAAAAGATGCCGTTATTGCAACAGAAGATGAATATTTTAACAAACATGAAGGAATTGTGCCAAAAGCCATCGTCCGTGCGATGGTTCAGCAAGTAACAAATTCCTCTACACAATCCGGGGGAAGCACTCTGACGCAACAGCTTGTTAAAAACCAAATCTTGACAAATGAAGTGTCATTTGAACGAAAAGCGAAAGAAATATTGATTGCCCTTCGTCTTGAGCGATTTTTTGAAAAAGATGAAATTCTGGAAGCCTACTTAAATATTGTCCCTTACGGCCGTGATGCATCCGGGGGAAATATTGCGGGTATCCAGACAGCCGCCCAGGGCATCTTTGGAATCGATGCTTCAGAAGCTAACCTTGCTCAGGCAGCATACTTGGCAGGTTTGCCGCAGAGCCCTTCAGCTTATACGCCTTTTAAAAACAGCGGTGGACTGAAAAGTCAGGAAGGCCTTAAGCCGGGCATTAACCGGATGCATTCTGTTCTAAACAGGATGTATGAATCTGATTATATTTCCAAAGAAGAATACGACAAAGCAATGGCATATGACATCACAGCTGATTTTGCTGAAGAGTCACAATCACCGATGGATAAATACCCGTACTTAACGTTTGAAACTGAAGATCGGGCAAGTGACATCATTATGAAACACTTGGCTGAAGAAGACGGCTATTCCATGGAAGATTTAAACAATGATGACGGGCTGAAAGAAGAGTACAGCATGTTGGCTGACCGTGCTTTACGCCAAAACGGTTATCAAATTCATACAACCATTGACAAAGAAACACATGATGCATTTAAGGAAACCGCGCAAAACTATGAATATTATGGACCTGACCGGACGGGATATGCAGAAGACCCCGAAACAGGTGAACAAGTCGAGGTCACACAGCCTGTCCAAACAGGCGGAATTCTGATTGAAAACTCGAGCGGACGTATCATCAGTTTTGTCGGCGGGCGGAATTACAATCAAGATAACCAGTTTAATTATGCCACCCAGGCCGAGCGTTCGAACGGCAGTACAATGAAACCTATTCTGTCCTATGCACCTGCCTTTGAAAAAGGTGTTATACAGCCTGGAACGCCGATAGCAGATATCCCTAAAACCTTCGCCGGTGGTTACACTCCCGGAAACTATGGCAGCGGGTATCATGGGATTGTTCCGGCCAGAAAGGCTCTTTACAACTCGTACAATATCCCGGCAGTAGATGTATATAGCCGGTTTTATCAGCAAGATGCCGTGAGTGAATTTCTTGAACCCATGGGTATTACATCTATCGGGGACAAAGAATATGCCAATCTCTCCCTGGCATTAGGCGCCACGAGTACTGGTGTTACGGTCGAAGAAAACGTAAATGCATTCTCGACACTCGGCAACAACGGAAAATTTGCTGACGGTTATATGATTGAAAAAATCACCGACCAGGATGGCAATGTCATATATGAACACAAACCCGATCCTGTCAATGTTTTTTCACCGGAAACATCTTACCTGACACTGGATATCATGCGCGATGTGATTGATCAGGGAACAGGTGCCTATGTGAACTCACAGATTAAACACAGTGGTGTCGACTGGGCAGGCAAAACAGGTACCTCGCAAAAATATAAGGATGCCTGGTTTGTTGGTGTGAATCCAAATGTTTCAATGGGTGTTTGGCTTGGCTATGAGGAAGGGAAAAGTATTCGATGTCCATCGTGCTCTTTAAGTTACAGTCAGCGTACTCAGAAACTATGGGCAGAACTAATCAACGCCGCGTCAGACATTAATCCGGATCTGGTCGCGCCTGATAAAAACTTCGAACGCCCTGACGGCATCGTATCACGAAGCTACTGTGCCATTTCCGGAATGCTGCCATCAGACCTTTGTAAAGAAGCAGGATTAGTTCAGACTGATCTGTTTAATGCCAAATATGTTCCAACTGAAGTAGATGACAGCCTTATCAGCGGCGGTTCTTATGTCACGGTCGATGGCAAATCCGTACAAGCGGGCAGTAAGACACCGCAAGAGTTCGTTGAAGGTGATGGATTGACCTTTAATCCGGAATTCCTTGAACGAAAGGGATATGACCAACTCAGCGATCTCTCCATGCTCTTCCCGCGCACCAACCGCGGTGCTTGGGAAAATATTGGGCTGCCGCAATCAGACATCAGCAGCAGTTCGATAGAAGACGACGGTGAAAACCCTGCCGCACCGGGGGATGTCTCTTCATCCGGCAATACGCTCTCTTGGAGCAGTTCAGGCAGCAATGACACTGTAGGTTATCGCATTTACAGTGCCGGCAGTACGGATGGTTCGTTCAGCCGTGTCGGCAGCACAACAGGGACAAGTTTTACAGCACCCAACAATAATGCCGTTTATCATGTCAAAACAGTTGATTATTTTGGTCTGGAATCGTCAGCATCTAATGTAGTCGAAGTCGGAAATGCATCCGGATCTGAGGATAATTCCGAGGAAGATAACGATGATTCCGGCGGAGATTCCGGATCTGAGGATAACTCGGAGTCAAATAATGATAATGGCAATTCTGAGGAAAACAACAATAATAACAACAATGAAGAAGATAATGAAAATGGCGGATCCGGTAGTGATGATACCGATAGTGATTCCAACAGCGATGGATCCACTGAAGACGACAACGGAAACGGCAGCAGCGAATCCGGTGGCGGTGGCGGCGGATCCGGCGACGGTGATTCCGAAGGCGATAATGACGGTTCCAACAATAGTGAAGCCGGTGACAATAGCTCCGACAGCAATAATTAGATGAAGATTAATTTAAAGGGGGATACTTGTCCCCCTTTTTTTATAAATTTCTATTCTATTTTCCATTACCTACTAAAAATCTATCCCAAAGTCCTGTATAATGACTAATGAAACCGCTATTATTTATCATCAACAAGGATGGTGAAATGATGGACCACACAAAAACATATTATTCAGAAACACGTGATACACCAAATGATTCAATTATAATCGAAGGCCCGCTTCCCTCTTCAGAGCTGAAAAAATACTATTTCCATGAACATTTAACAGCATTCCGTCCTGCACCCAAACAATTTGAAGCAATTCTCAGTATTGCGGATTTCACAGAGGGCAGGATCATTGTGGCACGAACAGAAGACACCATAGTCGGATATGTGACTTATTTACATCCGGATCCGCTCGAGCGGTGGTCAAAATTCAACATGGAAGATCTGATAGAACTCGGAGCAGTTGAAGTTATTCCCGCCTATCGCGGCGCTAAAATTGCCTCAGGACTTCTGGAACTATCTATGATGGATGACTATATGGAAAACTATATTGTCATTTCCACTGAATATTATTGGCATTGGGACCTGGATGAAACCCGCTTAAGTGTATGGGATTACCGGAAAGTAATGGAAAAAATGATGGCTGCAGGCGGCCTTTTACCTGCACCAACTGACGACCCTGAAATTATCTCACATCCGGCTAATTGTCTGATGGTCCGAATCGGCAAAAATGTACCTGAAGAATCGATTGAACGTTTCGATAAACTACGCTTTTTGCAGCGGCATCAACACCGCAATATGAGGGAGGGAATATAATGCTTGTAGAGGAAATTATGAAAACAGATGTACTGACACTCCCGCCAACAGCCTCTGTAGCTGAAGGCCTGC
Protein-coding regions in this window:
- a CDS encoding transglycosylase domain-containing protein, which codes for MDFKQLFQKYTHKVKSLWTNLKSHHYTEKAKSIWSTGKIQKSSRISYDVIWSVLLFFVVIAVIGGIFAGGVGAGYFASLVKDEPVRNYESMETDIYNYEETSSLYFAGEKYIGDIRSDIYREEVSLDNVSDVLKDAVIATEDEYFNKHEGIVPKAIVRAMVQQVTNSSTQSGGSTLTQQLVKNQILTNEVSFERKAKEILIALRLERFFEKDEILEAYLNIVPYGRDASGGNIAGIQTAAQGIFGIDASEANLAQAAYLAGLPQSPSAYTPFKNSGGLKSQEGLKPGINRMHSVLNRMYESDYISKEEYDKAMAYDITADFAEESQSPMDKYPYLTFETEDRASDIIMKHLAEEDGYSMEDLNNDDGLKEEYSMLADRALRQNGYQIHTTIDKETHDAFKETAQNYEYYGPDRTGYAEDPETGEQVEVTQPVQTGGILIENSSGRIISFVGGRNYNQDNQFNYATQAERSNGSTMKPILSYAPAFEKGVIQPGTPIADIPKTFAGGYTPGNYGSGYHGIVPARKALYNSYNIPAVDVYSRFYQQDAVSEFLEPMGITSIGDKEYANLSLALGATSTGVTVEENVNAFSTLGNNGKFADGYMIEKITDQDGNVIYEHKPDPVNVFSPETSYLTLDIMRDVIDQGTGAYVNSQIKHSGVDWAGKTGTSQKYKDAWFVGVNPNVSMGVWLGYEEGKSIRCPSCSLSYSQRTQKLWAELINAASDINPDLVAPDKNFERPDGIVSRSYCAISGMLPSDLCKEAGLVQTDLFNAKYVPTEVDDSLISGGSYVTVDGKSVQAGSKTPQEFVEGDGLTFNPEFLERKGYDQLSDLSMLFPRTNRGAWENIGLPQSDISSSSIEDDGENPAAPGDVSSSGNTLSWSSSGSNDTVGYRIYSAGSTDGSFSRVGSTTGTSFTAPNNNAVYHVKTVDYFGLESSASNVVEVGNASGSEDNSEEDNDDSGGDSGSEDNSESNNDNGNSEENNNNNNNEEDNENGGSGSDDTDSDSNSDGSTEDDNGNGSSESGGGGGGSGDGDSEGDNDGSNNSEAGDNSSDSNN
- the tyrS gene encoding tyrosine--tRNA ligase, with product MTILQDLERRGLIQQTTDRETLQKHLNENQVTLYCGFDPTGDSLHIGHLLPIIMLKRFQKAGHKPIALIGGGTGMIGDPSGRSAERSLNDASVVHGYSERIKEQLARLLNFDKGTNAAVARNNHDWLGQMTVIDFLRDAGKHFGINYMLGKESVSARIEQGISYTEFSYMILQSLDYMKLYEQENCTLQIGGSDQWGNITAGMELIRRSRENEDEEINVFGLTMPLITKADGSKFGKTAGGAIWLDPEKTTPYEFYQFWINADDRDVMKFLRYFTFLEEEELTKLQSELENHPEKRLPQKRLAEEMTVMVHSQKALEQAQKITESLFNGSLKDLTASDIEQGFKDVPTCEVKKENVGLIDLLVNASISSSKRQAREDIQNGAIYINGERQQDLQYIVDETDRLDGKFTVIRRGKKKYFLVRFTD
- a CDS encoding GNAT family N-acetyltransferase, producing MDHTKTYYSETRDTPNDSIIIEGPLPSSELKKYYFHEHLTAFRPAPKQFEAILSIADFTEGRIIVARTEDTIVGYVTYLHPDPLERWSKFNMEDLIELGAVEVIPAYRGAKIASGLLELSMMDDYMENYIVISTEYYWHWDLDETRLSVWDYRKVMEKMMAAGGLLPAPTDDPEIISHPANCLMVRIGKNVPEESIERFDKLRFLQRHQHRNMREGI